From the genome of Penaeus chinensis breed Huanghai No. 1 chromosome 8, ASM1920278v2, whole genome shotgun sequence, one region includes:
- the LOC125028162 gene encoding uncharacterized protein LOC125028162 encodes MIGRVSAMLHHVAAASLLLLAAPGLGNLSPQPLPSPVNPPSYPSPAALSPSALPTDPRDIIPSLSHDQLPAPLHDTDSPLEFFASSHGPSQAEDLTSPPRTEDPILEETDPPPTSAPETPLPPFVPSPVDPYQPGHAAALPHHGVGASDSATGPPTNALTSFLHLANSTGGFSITEHPEHNATLSHEEFNSILTRFSLDALQATQIAERLGISGSGVAALEQHLMLGGNLEGPGGAVDRPHALPLDRNPRTTPQRRNGNQDLSRATKRLFLGDQSLCYSGTCEFFLFCWLSGGLIDGGCGGFLFACCTKPNNRGQRGHESYRDDKSGFVPVDYGPIRNDRDCGLSASSRLSAQRRIVGGTEAGFGSFPWTAYIRIGSSRCGGSLINQYHVVTAGHCVARARAHQIRVTLGDYILNSNKEHFNPRIYGASEIKVHPNFKFTPQADRFDVAVITLDAPVAYEPHIQPICLPEKGTDWLGSIAWAAGWGALQAGSKLRPKTLQVVDVPILDSRLCEDWHRQRGINVVIHDEMMCAGYNQGGKDSCQGDSGGPLMIQDGGRWYLAGIVSAGYSCAQSKQPGIYHKVSYTSDWISYAARS; translated from the exons ATG ATTGGTCGGGTGTCGGCCATGCTCCACCATGTGGCGGcggcttcccttctcctcctggcAGCCCCAGGCCTCGGAAACCTCAGTCCTCAGCCCCTCCCGAGCCCAGTGaaccctccttcctatccctctcccgctgccctctccccctctgccctccccacaGATCCTCGTGACATAATCCCCTCCCTGTCGCATGACCAGCTGCCCGCCCCCTTGCATGACACCGACAGCCCATTGGAGTTCTTCGCCTCTAGTCATGGCCCTTCTCAAGCCGAGGACCTTACGTCGCCCCCCCGCACCGAAGACCCGATCCTCGAGGAGACGGACCCGCCCCCCACCTCCGCCCCTGAGACGCCCCTGCCGCCCTTCGTCCCGTCCCCTGTCGACCCCTACCAGCCCGGCCACGCGGCTGCCCTCCCCCACCACGGCGTCGGGGCGAGCGACAGCGCGACCGGCCCTCCAACCAACGCCCTCACGTCCTTCCTCCACCTCGCCAACAGCACCGGCGGGTTCTCCATCACGGAACATCCCGAGCACAACGCCACTCTCTCCCACGAGGAGTTCAATAGCATCCTGACGCG GTTCAGCCTGGACGCCCTTCAAGCTACACAGATCGCCGAGCGTCTGGGCATCAGCGGCTCGGGCGTCGCGGCGCTGGAGCAACACCTCATGCTCGGAGGGAATCTGGAGGGCCCTGGAGGAGCCGTCGACAGACCCCACGCTCTCCCGCTGGACCGCAACCCCCGGACGACCCCCCAGCGGAGGAACGGCAACC AGGACTTGTCGCGCGCCACCAAGAGGCTGTTCTTAGGCGACCAGTCCCTCTGCTACAGCGGGACTTGCgagttcttcctcttctgctggcTCAGCGGGGGCCTGATCGACGGCGGCTGCGGCGGCTTCCTCTTCGCCTGCTGCACGAAGCCCAACAACCGGGGGCAGCGCGGCCACGAGTCGTACCGCGACGACAAGTCGGGCTTCGTCCCCGTCGACTACGGCCCCATCAGGAACGACAGAG ATTGCGGACTGAGTGCCAGCAGCCGTTTGTCCGCGCAAAGGAGGATCGTTGGAGGCACTGAGGCTGGGTTCGGCTCCTTCCCTTGGACG gcTTACATTAGAATTGGATCCAGTCGGTGTGGTGGCTCCCTCATCAACCAGTACCACGTGGTCACTGCTGGGCATTGTGTAGCGAG GGCTCGAGCACATCAGATCCGGGTCACTCTCGGGGACTACATCCTCAACTCCAACAAGGAACACTTCAACCCACGCATCTACGGAGCTTCTGAAATCAAG GTTCATCCAAACTTCAAGTTCACGCCCCAGGCCGACAGATTCGACGTGGCCGTGATCACCCTCGACGCCCCCGTGGCCTACGAACCGCACATCCAGCCCATCTGCCTGCCGGAGAAAGGGACGGACTGGCTGGGGAGTATCGCCTGGGCTGCCGGCTGGGGAGCGCTGCAGGCCG GTTCGAAGCTCCGGCCCAAGACACTGCAGGTGGTGGACGTGCCCATCCTGGACTCCCGCCTGTGCGAGGACTGGCACCGGCAGCGGGGCATCAACGTCGTAATTCACGACGAAATGATGTGTGCTGG cTACAACCAGGGCGGGAAGGACTCCTGCCAGGGGGACTCCGGAGGCCCTCTGATGATCCAGGACGGCGGGCGCTGGTACCTCGCTGGCATCGTGTCCGCCGGGTACTCGTGCGCTCAGTCCAAGCAGCCAG GAATTTACCACAAAGTATCCTACACGTCTGACTGGATATCTTACGCTGCGAGGAGCTGA